In the Camelus ferus isolate YT-003-E chromosome 34, BCGSAC_Cfer_1.0, whole genome shotgun sequence genome, one interval contains:
- the PTMS gene encoding parathymosin has protein sequence MSEKSVEAAAELSAKDLKEKKEKVEEKASRKERKKEVVEEEENGAEEEEEETAEDGEEEDEGDEEDEEEEEDDDEGPALKRAAEEEDEADPKRQKTENGASA, from the exons ATGTCGGAGAAGAGCGTGGAGGCAGCGGCCGAGTTGAGCGCCAAG gacttgaaggagaagaaagagaaggtggaggagaaggCAAGCcggaaagaacgaaagaaagaagtGGTGGAG GAGGAGGAGAacggggctgaggaggaggaagaagaaactgcTGAGGacggagaggaggaggatgaaggggacgaggaag atgaggaagaagaagaagatgacgACGAAGGGCCCGCGCTGAAGAGAGCTGCTGAAGAGGAG GATGAAGCGGATCCCAAGCGGCAGAAGACAGAAAATGGGGCGTCGGCATGA
- the LOC116661347 gene encoding proline-rich receptor-like protein kinase PERK8: MKKTWSLPSRKRRESSVKVQPGKGQPEFSKPDLGRIVTSSPASLRGPRPCLERASSRGDWPWRLPRRTAALPPSRVERFPGRNLLNAPPGIRPTSSPKGSPPSSMGICPPSSSSPPEGWTPLLLPHTRREPPPVYRTQVQVTDEPSLPTAPGESRGPWALGAGARPPAPHARRWAELGGPGPGVGCPIVTSLPSGPGRGSGSVGRGGARRWQLC, encoded by the exons ATGAagaagacatggtccctgccctccaggaagagACGGGAGAGCTCGGTCAAAGTACAACCTGGGAAGGGACAG CCTGAGTTCTCGAAGCCAGACCTGGGCAGAATTGTCACCTCCTCCCCTGCGTCACTTCGAGGACCCCGCCCCTGCCTGGAACGCGCCTCCTCCCGAGGGGACTGGCCCTGGCGCCTCCCCCGCAGAACTGCCGCCCTTCCTCCCTCTCGGGTTGAACGCTTCCCGGGTAGAAATCTGCTTAATGCTCCCCCAGGGATCCGCCCCACCTCGTCGCCCAAGGGGAGCCCGCCTTCCTCCATGGGAATCTGTCCCCcgtcctcttcctcccctcccgaGGGATGGactcctctgctcctcccccacaCCCGTAGAGAGCCTCCTCCGGTTTACAGGACCCAAGTCCAGGTCACTGATGAGCCCTCTCTTCCCACCGCCCCCGGAGAATCCCGCGGCCCCTGGGCCCTCGGCGCTGGCGCACGCCCGCCTGCGCCCCACGCCCGCCGGTGGGCGGAGCTCGGAGGGCCCGGCCCCGGGGTGGGCTGTCCCATCGTGACGTCACTTCCGTCCGGGCCTGGCCGGGGTTCGGGCTCCGTGGGCCGAGGAGGGGCACGGAGGTGGCAGCTGTGCTAG
- the MLF2 gene encoding myeloid leukemia factor 2, with protein sequence MFRFMRDVEPEDPMFLMDPFAIHRQHMNQMLSGGFGYSPFLSITDGNMPGTRPASRRMQTGAVSPFGMLGMSGGFMDMFGMMNDMIGNMEHMTAGGNCQTFSSSTVISYSNTGDGAPKVYQETSEMRSAPGGIRETRRTVRDSDSGLEQMSIGHHIRDRAHILQRSRNHRTGDQEERQDYINLDESEAAAFDDEWRRETSRFRQQRPLEFRRHEASAGGGRRAEGPPRLAIQGPEDSPSRQSRRYDW encoded by the exons ATGTTTCGCTTCATGAGGGACGTGGAGCCTGAGGACCCCATGTTCCTGAT GGACCCCTTTGCCATTCACCGTCAGCACATGAACCAGATGTTGTCAGGTGGCTTTGGATACAGCCCCTTCCTCAGCATCACAGATGGCAATATGCCAGGGACCAGGCCTGCCAGCCGCAGGATGCAG ACCGGGGCTGTCTCCCCCTTTGGGATGCTGGGAATG TCGGGTGGCTTCATGGACATGTTTGGGATGATGAACGACATGATTGGGAACATG gAGCACATGACGGCTGGAGGCAATTGCCAGACCTTTTCCTCTTCCACTGTCATCTCCTACTCCAATACGGGTGACGGTGCCCCCAAGGTCTACCAAGAGACATCAGAGATGCGCTCGGCTCCGGGCGGG ATCCGGGAGACCCGGAGGACCGTGCGAGACTCAGACAGTGGACTAGAGCAGATGTCCATTGGGCATCACATCCGAGACCGGGCTCACATCCTCCAGCGCTCCCGAAACCACCGCACAGGAGACCAGGAGGAGCGGCAGGACTATATCAACCTGGATGAGA GTGAGGCCGCAGCATTTGACGATGAGTGGCGGCGGGAGACTTCTCGGTTCCGGCAGCAGCGCCCTCTGGAATTTCGAAGGCATGAGGCTTCAGCGGGTGGAGGACGAAGGGCTGAGGGACCTCCCCGCCTGGCGATACAGGGACCTGAGGACTCCCCCTCCCGACAGTCCCGCCGCTATGACTGGTGA